One window of the Bacteroidota bacterium genome contains the following:
- a CDS encoding type IX secretion system membrane protein PorP/SprF has protein sequence MKKILITILASVGMLTGIQAQQDAAYSMYMFNGLFINPAYAGSQEVVSVMGIYRHQWAGFDGAPKTANISVHTPFRRDQYAMGMVISNDRLGFSNSFSVTPSFAYRLRIKQSRLCFGLQASLSYFYQQNSKAELPNNPNDPAFQINENLFVPNFGFGIYWYGKKYFVGVSVPHLLPTRLRDKTGVLSYTNESIARTYNYYNFTAGYVFGKDPAIVKFRPTILVKWQKGLPKNIPQFDINLALLFVDRLWIGAGYRTGGDVKYVGQSAVAFMQVKITPQLQVGYAYDVEISSLRKYTSGTHELMLGYDFWYNKKRFVTPRYVKYF, from the coding sequence ATGAAAAAGATACTGATAACAATACTGGCAAGTGTGGGCATGCTGACGGGCATACAGGCGCAGCAGGATGCAGCATACAGCATGTATATGTTCAACGGACTATTCATCAATCCGGCGTATGCAGGAAGCCAGGAAGTGGTGAGTGTGATGGGTATATACCGCCACCAGTGGGCGGGCTTTGATGGAGCGCCGAAGACGGCGAACATTAGCGTTCACACCCCGTTCAGAAGAGACCAGTATGCAATGGGCATGGTTATCTCCAATGACCGGTTGGGCTTTTCAAACAGCTTCAGTGTAACCCCTTCATTCGCCTACCGTTTACGGATCAAACAATCCAGACTGTGCTTTGGTCTTCAAGCCTCGCTGAGCTACTTCTACCAGCAAAACAGCAAAGCAGAGTTGCCCAACAACCCCAATGACCCGGCCTTCCAGATCAATGAGAACCTGTTTGTTCCGAATTTTGGATTTGGTATCTACTGGTATGGAAAGAAATACTTTGTAGGAGTTTCTGTTCCTCACCTGTTGCCGACAAGATTAAGAGACAAGACGGGGGTGCTGAGCTATACGAACGAATCAATCGCGAGAACCTATAACTACTACAACTTCACAGCGGGTTATGTATTTGGCAAAGACCCGGCGATTGTCAAATTCCGTCCGACGATTCTGGTCAAATGGCAGAAAGGACTACCAAAGAACATCCCACAGTTCGACATCAACTTGGCCTTACTGTTTGTGGATAGACTATGGATCGGAGCAGGATACAGAACTGGTGGCGATGTGAAATATGTAGGACAATCAGCGGTAGCGTTCATGCAAGTAAAGATCACCCCTCAGTTGCAGGTGGGCTATGCTTATGATGTAGAAATATCAAGCCTGAGAAAGTATACGAGCGGCACGCATGAGTTGATGCTGGGCTACGACTTCTGGTACAACAAAAAGAGATTTGTAACACCGAGATATGTGAAATACTTTTAG
- a CDS encoding acyl-CoA thioesterase: MILLEDERKKFRFRMPLEMRWSDMDELGHVNNAVYLTYFEQARIHYFQESCEWNWKETGVILANAHIDFLRPVVYPNRTFIYLRTGKIGTKSFELNYLMTTEMKGREKLATTGSTTLVMFDYARQESMAMPDFLREKIVAYEPEKL; the protein is encoded by the coding sequence ATGATTTTGTTAGAGGATGAAAGGAAGAAGTTTCGGTTTCGGATGCCGTTGGAGATGCGTTGGAGCGATATGGATGAGTTGGGGCATGTGAATAATGCGGTGTATCTGACTTATTTTGAGCAGGCGCGGATTCATTATTTTCAGGAGAGTTGTGAGTGGAATTGGAAGGAGACGGGGGTGATTTTGGCGAATGCGCATATTGATTTTTTGAGACCGGTGGTGTATCCGAATCGTACGTTTATTTATTTGAGGACGGGCAAGATCGGCACGAAGAGTTTTGAGTTGAATTATTTGATGACGACGGAGATGAAGGGCCGGGAAAAGTTGGCCACGACCGGTTCGACGACGTTGGTGATGTTTGATTATGCGCGGCAAGAGTCTATGGCGATGCCTGATTTTTTGCGCGAGAAGATTGTGGCTTATGAACCTGAAAAATTATAG
- a CDS encoding carboxypeptidase regulatory-like domain-containing protein, translating to MGTTQVNRLYGGIKDSRMLEESEVMYAMLVEDLTDFTGFDADLDAGFVANLQTDIDAANNVPTDETVQDQIQQLTEVMQAKWDACKSQFQNVKYFIEKAFPKQKTVWNEFGFDDYDEMSTEQSKVAPFMTAFIAAVNKYNTELLAVNMPSNVATDATTAHDEFKVANTAQNKAIKERPTQTQARIVLYNEVWKKLQIISRASKTLYVNDYAKRQEYLLPGPYNNIQEGDEFMITGVVKNLVTGVPEEGVEVKLANVDLVSVTDSTGTFVFVDGVPTGNDSLIATKEHHKTATKNIVIEAHKKLVTNIDIEPDNT from the coding sequence ATGGGAACGACACAGGTAAATAGACTTTATGGCGGCATCAAAGATTCAAGAATGTTGGAAGAATCAGAAGTGATGTACGCAATGTTGGTGGAAGACTTGACCGACTTCACCGGCTTCGATGCCGATTTGGATGCGGGTTTTGTCGCCAATTTACAAACCGACATTGATGCGGCCAACAACGTGCCGACCGATGAAACGGTGCAAGACCAAATTCAACAGTTGACCGAGGTGATGCAAGCCAAGTGGGATGCCTGCAAAAGCCAGTTTCAGAACGTGAAATATTTTATCGAAAAAGCATTTCCGAAACAAAAAACGGTGTGGAACGAATTTGGCTTTGATGATTATGACGAGATGAGCACGGAGCAAAGCAAAGTCGCTCCTTTCATGACGGCTTTTATTGCGGCGGTTAATAAATATAACACCGAGTTGCTGGCCGTCAACATGCCGAGCAATGTAGCGACAGATGCCACCACCGCTCACGACGAGTTCAAAGTGGCCAACACGGCGCAGAACAAAGCCATCAAGGAACGGCCTACGCAAACGCAGGCGCGCATCGTGCTTTATAATGAGGTGTGGAAGAAGTTACAAATCATCAGTCGCGCCAGCAAAACGCTTTATGTGAACGACTATGCCAAGCGTCAGGAATATTTATTGCCTGGTCCATACAACAATATTCAAGAGGGCGATGAATTTATGATAACCGGTGTGGTGAAGAATCTGGTAACCGGTGTGCCGGAAGAAGGCGTAGAGGTGAAACTGGCCAATGTAGATTTAGTAAGCGTTACAGACAGCACCGGTACCTTCGTCTTTGTGGACGGGGTGCCCACCGGTAACGATTCGCTGATTGCCACGAAGGAACATCATAAAACTGCTACGAAAAATATTGTCATCGAGGCACACAAGAAATTGGTGACCAACATAGATATAGAACCGGATAATACGTAG
- a CDS encoding carboxypeptidase regulatory-like domain-containing protein, with protein sequence MKKLLTLLLTILLMSGAVVAEKPSVKMGDIYYKQFDYRNAIEFYKRALKKDSSNVYVLQRIADSHRLINDWAGAEPYYARLSQMETADLTSKLYYAEALRANQKYAEAKEQYKAYSELAPNDLSVKERMDGIDKIEELSKDNGLYEIKNLKQNSKYSDFGVAFFKDTGIFFCSNRYEDAYVKFKDDWTKASFLQIYQAFKTDSNSSELGPAQLMRGKLPNKKFHEGSSSYNEKMGELFFDRSNYNGKRAFFSADKTVKLKLYRISWLKDKDSWGAETVEAVSFNDKEYSVGHPSLSKDAKTLYFASDKPGGYGGVDIYISTREIGGPWTTPLNLGPKINTSGDEMFPFVSEDGTLYFASTGHTGLGGLDIYSASMIKTGGKTMSWTEPQNLGYPVNTNADDFNYIINRDNKQGYLSSNRPGGQGDDDIYSFTKKGIVVNGMVYDVSTGEPISEASVIMIEEDNIKGKAQSGKEGEFTFPAIPGKKYVFSATKQGYLPAEVVEDVKEKPELIKIPMIGEGGINMEVTVLDKKTREPLENSKIKMTNLTTNKEEVCSANKDGKCNFTLEPNTNYRLEASKETGEPDTKYLTVTATQSTVGKKAPATLYTTLELEKVKKGVAIKIENIYYDLDKWFIRPDAAKELDKLVKVLKDNPTLEIELSSHTDCRATAKYNQQLSSKRAEAAVNYIVSQGVSARRLIAAGYGESRLVNKCACEGTQIIQCTEDQHQENRRTEFKILKF encoded by the coding sequence ATGAAAAAACTCCTGACCCTCTTACTCACCATCCTGCTGATGAGCGGTGCTGTAGTAGCAGAAAAGCCATCGGTGAAGATGGGGGATATTTACTACAAACAATTTGACTACCGCAATGCGATTGAGTTCTACAAACGGGCGTTGAAGAAAGACAGCAGCAATGTATATGTGTTGCAAAGAATAGCGGATAGCCACCGGCTAATCAATGACTGGGCAGGAGCGGAGCCCTACTATGCGCGTTTGTCCCAGATGGAAACAGCAGACCTGACGAGCAAACTCTACTATGCCGAAGCACTGAGAGCCAATCAGAAATATGCAGAAGCGAAAGAACAATACAAAGCCTATTCAGAGTTAGCGCCCAACGACCTGAGCGTGAAAGAACGGATGGACGGAATAGACAAGATAGAAGAGCTGAGCAAAGACAATGGACTGTATGAAATCAAGAACCTGAAACAAAACAGCAAATACTCCGACTTTGGAGTAGCCTTCTTCAAAGACACGGGTATCTTCTTCTGCTCCAACAGATATGAAGATGCGTATGTAAAATTCAAAGACGACTGGACCAAAGCGAGCTTCCTACAAATCTACCAAGCCTTCAAAACAGATTCCAATTCATCTGAACTGGGCCCAGCCCAACTGATGCGTGGCAAACTGCCGAACAAAAAATTCCATGAAGGCAGTTCGAGCTACAACGAGAAGATGGGCGAACTATTCTTCGACCGCAGCAACTACAACGGCAAAAGAGCCTTCTTCTCTGCCGACAAAACGGTGAAACTGAAACTCTACCGCATCTCTTGGCTGAAAGACAAAGACAGTTGGGGTGCTGAGACCGTAGAAGCGGTGAGCTTTAACGACAAAGAATACTCGGTAGGTCATCCTAGTTTAAGCAAAGATGCCAAGACCCTGTACTTTGCCAGCGACAAGCCGGGCGGCTATGGCGGTGTGGACATCTATATCAGCACCAGAGAAATCGGTGGCCCGTGGACTACCCCACTCAACTTAGGCCCTAAGATCAACACGAGCGGCGACGAAATGTTCCCCTTTGTGTCTGAAGATGGAACACTATACTTCGCTTCCACCGGCCATACGGGACTGGGTGGATTAGACATCTACTCGGCGAGCATGATCAAGACAGGCGGCAAAACAATGAGCTGGACAGAGCCGCAGAACTTGGGCTATCCGGTCAACACCAATGCAGACGACTTCAACTACATCATCAACAGAGATAACAAACAAGGCTACCTCAGCTCCAATCGCCCCGGCGGACAGGGCGACGACGACATCTACAGCTTCACCAAAAAGGGTATTGTGGTCAATGGCATGGTCTATGACGTGAGCACGGGTGAACCGATTAGCGAAGCCAGCGTGATCATGATAGAAGAAGACAACATAAAAGGCAAGGCACAGTCCGGCAAAGAAGGCGAATTCACCTTCCCGGCTATCCCCGGCAAGAAATACGTATTCAGCGCTACCAAACAAGGCTACCTGCCTGCGGAAGTAGTAGAAGACGTGAAAGAGAAACCCGAACTGATCAAAATACCGATGATAGGAGAAGGCGGCATCAACATGGAAGTGACGGTGCTGGACAAGAAGACCAGAGAACCGCTGGAAAACTCGAAGATCAAGATGACCAACCTGACGACGAACAAAGAAGAAGTATGCTCGGCGAACAAAGACGGCAAATGCAACTTCACCTTAGAGCCGAACACCAACTACCGCTTAGAAGCGAGCAAAGAGACCGGCGAACCGGATACCAAATACCTGACAGTAACGGCCACCCAATCCACGGTAGGCAAGAAAGCACCTGCTACCTTATACACCACGTTAGAACTAGAGAAAGTAAAGAAAGGCGTAGCGATCAAGATCGAGAACATCTACTATGATTTGGACAAATGGTTCATTCGTCCGGATGCAGCCAAAGAATTAGACAAGTTGGTGAAAGTACTGAAAGACAACCCGACCTTAGAAATCGAGTTGAGTTCCCACACCGACTGTCGTGCTACGGCCAAATACAACCAACAACTATCGAGCAAGAGAGCCGAGGCGGCGGTCAACTACATCGTCAGTCAAGGAGTTAGTGCTCGGAGATTGATAGCTGCGGGCTATGGCGAAAGTCGCTTGGTAAACAAATGTGCATGCGAAGGCACCCAAATCATCCAATGCACCGAAGACCAGCATCAAGAGAACAGAAGAACAGAGTTCAAGATATTGAAGTTCTAA